From a single Mycolicibacterium moriokaense genomic region:
- a CDS encoding prephenate dehydrogenase: MTNTPVCVIGLGLIGGSVMRAAAAAGREVFGYNRSMEAVQAATAEGFDATEDLDAALTRAAAGDALIVLAVPVPALAQMLGHIRDLAPQCPLTDVTSVKTCVLDEVRAVGLLDRFVGGHPMAGTAESGWAAGNARLFVGAPWVISVDDHVDPDIWTLVMNLALDCGAVVVPARSDEHDAAAATISHLPHLLAEALAATAGEVPLAFALAAGSFRDGTRVAATAPDLVRAMCEANADQVLPVLDRTLDLLNLARTALAEGSPLTELVDAGHAARVRYDSFRRPEIVTIVVGEDNWREALAAEGRAGGVIRSALPTLDSRG, encoded by the coding sequence GTGACGAACACACCGGTCTGCGTGATCGGGCTCGGCCTGATCGGCGGCTCCGTGATGCGCGCCGCCGCGGCCGCTGGACGCGAGGTCTTCGGCTACAACCGCTCGATGGAGGCCGTCCAAGCCGCGACGGCCGAGGGTTTCGACGCCACCGAGGACCTCGACGCAGCGTTGACCCGGGCCGCGGCGGGCGACGCGCTGATCGTGCTCGCCGTGCCGGTGCCTGCCCTGGCGCAGATGCTGGGCCACATCCGCGATCTGGCACCGCAATGCCCGCTGACCGACGTCACCAGCGTGAAAACGTGCGTCCTGGACGAGGTCCGCGCCGTCGGCCTGCTCGACCGCTTCGTCGGCGGTCATCCGATGGCGGGCACCGCGGAGTCCGGCTGGGCGGCGGGGAACGCCCGGTTGTTCGTCGGTGCACCCTGGGTGATCAGCGTCGACGACCACGTCGACCCCGACATCTGGACGCTGGTGATGAACCTGGCGCTGGACTGCGGCGCCGTGGTGGTGCCCGCCCGCTCGGACGAGCACGACGCCGCCGCCGCGACGATCTCGCACCTGCCGCACCTGCTGGCGGAAGCGCTCGCCGCGACGGCCGGTGAGGTGCCGCTGGCGTTCGCGCTGGCCGCCGGGTCGTTCCGCGACGGGACGCGCGTCGCGGCCACCGCACCCGATCTCGTCCGCGCCATGTGCGAGGCCAACGCCGATCAGGTGCTGCCCGTCCTCGACCGGACCCTCGACCTGCTCAACCTGGCCCGCACCGCACTCGCCGAGGGCAGCCCGCTGACCGAACTCGTCGACGCGGGCCACGCCGCGAGGGTTCGCTACGACAGCTTCCGCAGGCCCGAGATCGTGACCATCGTCGTCGGGGAGGACAACTGGCGCGAGGCACTGGCCGCCGAGGGCAGGGCCGGCGGGGTGATCAGATCCGCTCTGCCAACCCTGGATAGTCGAGGATGA
- a CDS encoding tRNA adenosine deaminase-associated protein: protein MGAQRAAASKQAADRPDGFGVAVIREDGKWRCAAMRSAALTSLSAAETELREIRSAGAVFGLLDVDDEFFVILRPAPAGTRMLLSDATAALDYDIAAEVLEKLDNDISEDDLDPDEPFEEGDLGLLSDIGLPDAVLAVILDESDLYADEQIGRIAREMGFADELSAVLDRLGR, encoded by the coding sequence ATGGGAGCACAGCGTGCCGCAGCGTCGAAGCAGGCCGCCGACCGCCCGGACGGATTCGGCGTGGCTGTGATTCGTGAGGACGGTAAGTGGCGATGCGCCGCGATGCGCTCAGCGGCGCTGACCAGTCTGTCCGCCGCCGAGACCGAGCTTCGCGAAATACGCAGTGCGGGAGCGGTCTTCGGGCTGCTCGACGTTGACGACGAGTTTTTCGTGATTCTGCGACCTGCCCCGGCCGGGACGCGGATGTTGCTTTCGGATGCCACCGCGGCGCTGGACTACGACATCGCCGCGGAAGTGCTGGAGAAGCTGGACAACGACATCAGCGAGGACGATCTGGATCCCGACGAGCCGTTCGAGGAGGGCGATCTCGGCCTGCTCTCGGACATCGGCCTGCCAGATGCGGTGCTGGCCGTCATCCTCGACGAGTCGGATTTGTACGCCGACGAGCAGATCGGGCGGATCGCGCGCGAGATGGGGTTCGCCGACGAACTGTCGGCGGTGCTCGACCGTCTCGGCCGGTGA
- a CDS encoding nucleoside deaminase, with the protein MVTDEDLVRAAMDAAAGAGPRDVPIGAVVWAADGTELARAANAREETGDPTAHAEILAMRAAAEVLGDGWRLEGTTLAVTVEPCTMCAGALVMARVARLVFGAWEPKTGAVGSLWDVVRDRRLTHRPDVRGGVLAAECAAPLEAFFASQR; encoded by the coding sequence CTGGTGACCGACGAGGACCTGGTCCGGGCCGCGATGGACGCGGCGGCGGGTGCCGGACCGCGGGACGTCCCGATCGGCGCGGTCGTGTGGGCCGCCGACGGCACCGAGCTGGCGCGGGCGGCCAACGCCCGTGAGGAGACGGGTGATCCGACGGCGCACGCCGAGATCCTGGCCATGCGGGCGGCCGCGGAGGTGCTCGGCGACGGCTGGCGACTGGAGGGCACGACGCTGGCGGTGACGGTCGAACCCTGCACGATGTGCGCCGGGGCGCTGGTGATGGCGCGGGTCGCACGGCTGGTGTTCGGGGCGTGGGAACCCAAGACCGGGGCGGTCGGCTCGCTGTGGGACGTGGTGCGCGACCGGCGTCTGACGCACCGCCCGGATGTGCGCGGGGGAGTGCTGGCTGCCGAGTGTGCGGCGCCGCTGGAGGCGTTCTTCGCCAGCCAGCGGTGA
- a CDS encoding DUF732 domain-containing protein produces MKITVLAALAISGAIASLVHAPSAVAAPDSEYCTSLARAGYPGDCATLTTLAKNVCAQYDQGLDLDTIVARLDVITKDQGLSNYIMAGAPLYFCPKYASN; encoded by the coding sequence ATGAAGATCACTGTGCTCGCAGCCCTGGCGATCTCCGGGGCAATCGCGTCGCTCGTTCACGCGCCGAGCGCCGTCGCCGCCCCCGATTCCGAGTACTGCACGAGCCTGGCCAGAGCGGGATATCCGGGCGACTGCGCCACCTTGACCACCCTCGCCAAGAACGTGTGCGCCCAATACGACCAGGGTCTTGATCTGGATACCATCGTCGCTCGCCTGGACGTCATCACCAAGGATCAAGGCCTGTCGAACTACATCATGGCCGGCGCTCCGCTGTACTTCTGCCCGAAGTACGCCTCCAACTAA
- a CDS encoding SpoIIE family protein phosphatase, with amino-acid sequence MPVGTPVDLDNCAREPIHIPGSVQPRGVLAVVRESDFEVRQVSANVADLLARPAESVLGQHLSSLIGFDEATRVEQATSAPGDLRQRNPLECVIDVAGEPLAFDVILHREPGGVLLVEVEIAYGERPFSFPNTYLAVRSSIDELNRAATLTELYDATARSVRELTGFDRVMVYRYDEQYNGEVVAEAKRDELNPFLGLHYPASDIPAQARALYEKNWLRLIDDVGYTPSPLLPAVDPDRGEPTDLTHATLRSVSPIHIEYLQNMGVQASMSISLLRHGRLWGLIACHHYAGPHLPPFGTRAAAEFLGSTLSLRLVDQFEDEQLHKRLAAQAVLSKLTAATLDDSESLTAVLLGAPDLLDLVPADGAVVNIGGEYQALGSVPPQDAVAAVAAWARDAGDEIASSESLSRELPDLDLDPQLTSGALAINLPDGQYAIWFRSEVLRSVDWGGDPHNKAIATSEGDQVRLSPRKSFDRWREIVHRCSEPWVTTEVESAESLRRHLVESLYRRTRGALRVAETLQRSLLPTSIPTVDGWQLSAHYEPAVGGRVGGDWYDAFETRDGRLIVLIGDVAGHGMAAAGTMAQVRNALRAYLFTGDTPAEALDRLNDFCLHMVSRAFVTVIIARVDLGSGSVEAACAGHLIPYITRPGQVAVPAPVRLSPPIGAIGTTYDASTFAIAPGQGLVMFSDGLVERRDEPIDDGIERLAETLGGAADSTATWISTAMASSETDDDVTIVTLRRL; translated from the coding sequence GTGCCGGTCGGTACGCCCGTCGATCTCGACAACTGCGCGCGCGAGCCGATCCACATTCCCGGCAGTGTCCAACCCCGCGGTGTGCTGGCCGTGGTGCGGGAGTCCGACTTCGAGGTACGGCAGGTCAGCGCCAACGTCGCGGACCTTCTCGCACGCCCCGCGGAAAGCGTTCTGGGGCAGCACCTGTCATCGCTGATCGGTTTCGACGAGGCGACCCGCGTCGAACAGGCGACGTCGGCGCCCGGTGATCTACGCCAACGCAACCCGCTCGAATGCGTCATCGACGTGGCAGGTGAGCCTCTTGCGTTCGACGTCATCCTGCATCGCGAGCCGGGCGGCGTGCTGCTTGTCGAGGTCGAAATCGCCTACGGCGAACGGCCGTTCTCCTTCCCGAACACCTATCTGGCCGTGCGCAGTTCGATCGACGAACTAAACCGCGCCGCCACCCTGACCGAGCTCTACGACGCCACCGCGCGCTCGGTCCGCGAGCTCACCGGCTTCGACCGCGTGATGGTGTACCGCTACGACGAGCAGTACAACGGCGAGGTCGTCGCCGAGGCCAAGCGTGACGAGCTCAACCCGTTCCTGGGTCTGCACTACCCGGCGTCCGACATCCCGGCGCAGGCTCGCGCGTTGTACGAGAAGAACTGGCTGCGGCTCATCGACGACGTCGGCTACACGCCGTCGCCGCTGCTGCCCGCGGTCGACCCGGATCGGGGCGAGCCGACCGACCTGACACACGCGACGCTGCGCAGCGTTTCGCCGATCCACATCGAGTACCTGCAGAACATGGGTGTGCAGGCCTCGATGTCGATCTCGCTGCTGCGGCACGGCCGGCTGTGGGGACTGATCGCGTGCCATCACTACGCCGGTCCGCATCTCCCGCCGTTCGGGACCAGGGCGGCCGCCGAATTCCTCGGCTCGACCCTGTCGCTGCGACTCGTCGACCAGTTCGAGGACGAACAACTGCACAAGCGGCTGGCCGCGCAGGCCGTCCTGAGCAAGCTCACCGCCGCCACGCTGGACGACAGTGAATCGCTGACCGCGGTGCTGCTCGGCGCTCCCGACCTTCTCGACCTCGTGCCCGCCGACGGCGCCGTGGTCAACATCGGCGGCGAGTACCAGGCACTGGGGTCGGTGCCGCCGCAGGACGCGGTGGCCGCCGTCGCGGCATGGGCGCGTGACGCGGGCGACGAGATCGCCAGCAGCGAGTCGCTGTCCCGGGAGTTGCCGGACCTCGACCTCGATCCGCAGCTGACCTCCGGTGCGCTGGCGATCAACCTGCCAGACGGGCAGTATGCGATCTGGTTTCGAAGCGAGGTGCTGCGTTCCGTCGACTGGGGCGGCGACCCGCACAACAAGGCGATCGCGACCAGCGAAGGCGACCAGGTTCGGCTGAGTCCACGCAAGTCCTTCGATCGGTGGCGCGAGATCGTGCATCGCTGCTCCGAGCCGTGGGTGACGACCGAGGTCGAATCCGCCGAGTCGCTGCGGCGACACCTCGTCGAATCGCTGTACCGCCGCACCCGGGGTGCGCTTCGCGTCGCGGAGACCCTGCAGCGCAGCCTGTTGCCGACGTCGATACCCACCGTCGACGGCTGGCAGCTGTCTGCGCACTATGAACCCGCCGTCGGGGGGCGCGTCGGCGGCGACTGGTACGACGCGTTCGAGACTCGCGACGGTCGGTTGATCGTGTTGATCGGGGACGTCGCGGGTCATGGCATGGCCGCCGCCGGAACGATGGCGCAGGTGCGAAATGCGTTGCGCGCGTATCTGTTCACCGGTGACACCCCCGCCGAAGCGCTCGATCGGCTCAACGATTTCTGCCTGCACATGGTCTCGCGCGCGTTCGTCACCGTGATCATCGCGCGCGTCGATCTGGGGTCGGGGTCGGTTGAAGCGGCGTGCGCCGGCCACCTGATCCCGTACATCACCCGACCAGGACAGGTGGCTGTCCCCGCGCCCGTCCGGTTGTCGCCGCCGATCGGAGCGATCGGTACGACGTATGACGCGAGCACCTTCGCGATCGCACCCGGCCAGGGTTTGGTGATGTTCTCCGACGGCCTCGTGGAACGGCGCGATGAGCCGATCGACGACGGCATCGAGCGGTTGGCCGAAACACTCGGTGGCGCAGCCGATTCGACGGCGACCTGGATCTCGACGGCGATGGCGTCGAGCGAAACCGACGACGACGTCACCATCGTGACCCTCCGCCGTCTCTAG
- a CDS encoding PP2C family protein-serine/threonine phosphatase: MSASDYPAADERPFSVLLVEDDRADAVLVEELIADADPDMQVVWAPSMGAARRHLEVSRPDCMLLDLNLPDADGIKALDQVARHDVTMPVVVLTGLHDEHFGVSALAAGAQDYLVKGRVEPETLRRALLYAVERKRAELTAVELHASELRAKENARLERGLLPSPLLLDNPGVDIVAQYRPSRQFALLGGDFYDFVQTPDRTVHVMVGDVAGHGPNEAALGVALRIGWRALTFAGLRGNERMRQLERILSTERPGTSIFATVQSVALSPDDLSFNVVSAGHPGMLLHGPDSVEWLEPEVGPALGLNGYEWPLNIMELPRGYGLVLLTDGLIEGRSGHGTERLMEAGLLEVARSYAHVPGAQFVDALINDVERRAQSVGGISDDIAVVRVERTSTG, translated from the coding sequence GTGAGTGCGTCCGACTATCCGGCCGCCGATGAGCGGCCGTTCTCGGTGCTGCTCGTCGAAGACGACCGTGCCGATGCGGTGCTGGTCGAGGAACTGATCGCCGACGCGGACCCCGATATGCAGGTGGTATGGGCGCCGTCGATGGGGGCTGCGCGTCGTCACCTGGAGGTATCCCGTCCGGACTGCATGCTGCTGGACCTCAACCTCCCCGACGCGGACGGCATCAAGGCGCTGGACCAGGTCGCCCGACACGACGTGACGATGCCGGTCGTCGTGCTGACCGGTCTCCACGACGAGCACTTCGGCGTGTCAGCCCTCGCGGCGGGAGCGCAGGATTACCTGGTCAAGGGCCGTGTCGAGCCCGAGACGCTGCGCCGCGCGCTGCTGTACGCGGTCGAGCGCAAACGCGCCGAGCTGACCGCCGTGGAACTGCATGCCAGCGAACTGCGCGCCAAGGAGAACGCCCGCCTCGAACGCGGTTTGCTGCCGTCGCCGCTGTTACTGGACAACCCCGGCGTCGACATCGTCGCGCAGTACCGGCCCAGCAGGCAGTTCGCCCTTCTGGGCGGCGACTTCTACGACTTCGTCCAGACGCCCGACCGCACCGTGCACGTCATGGTGGGTGACGTGGCAGGCCACGGCCCGAACGAGGCCGCGCTCGGGGTCGCCCTGCGCATCGGCTGGCGCGCGCTGACGTTCGCCGGTCTGCGCGGTAATGAGCGGATGCGTCAGCTGGAGCGGATCCTGAGCACCGAACGCCCCGGCACGAGCATCTTCGCGACGGTGCAGTCCGTGGCACTCTCCCCCGACGATCTGAGCTTCAACGTGGTGTCCGCAGGGCATCCGGGCATGCTGCTGCACGGACCCGATTCGGTGGAGTGGTTGGAGCCCGAGGTGGGGCCGGCGCTGGGGCTCAACGGGTACGAATGGCCGCTGAACATCATGGAGCTTCCACGGGGCTACGGCCTGGTGCTGTTGACCGACGGACTGATCGAAGGACGCTCAGGGCACGGCACCGAGCGGCTGATGGAGGCGGGTCTGCTCGAGGTGGCGCGATCCTACGCGCACGTTCCCGGCGCGCAGTTCGTCGATGCGTTGATCAACGACGTCGAGCGCCGCGCGCAGTCCGTCGGCGGCATCAGCGACGACATCGCGGTGGTGCGGGTCGAGCGGACGTCGACCGGATGA
- a CDS encoding sensor histidine kinase, whose amino-acid sequence MKWQPTVQGWQNLVLAAMGVVVLAGSIAGGVLLNRNDDVSNEITAEIGPMRIAAYQLQAALRDQETAIRGYAITADPRFLEPYVNGQKAEADAAQVIRDHAGERAKLLADLEDIERISATWRSEYAEPLITEIKPTAPEVGDTGTATRGKALFDTLRQNFDSQLLHLQQERDDAVNELATLQNWRNAVFTAIVVALIVAAVLSAVVIRTAVTRPLTALAASCRKITQGDFSEKIVPQGPKDIRAIAADVEDMRQRIIDELEATQKARTQLAEQALELQRSNAELEQFAYVASHDLQEPLRKVASFCQLIEKRYGDKLDERGTEYIAFAVDGAKRMQTLINDLLTFSRVGRLNPTRAEVDLGATLDEAIENLDTAIAESGAEIVREGQPLPRITGDPTLLTMVWQNLIGNAVKFKRDGVAPRIVVTCERDEDEADAPWTLTVTDNGIGIPEEFSDKVFVIFQRLHGRDVYTGTGIGLALCKKITENHGGRIWIDNSFQGGTRVRFTIPVAAGERVAADLEGTPA is encoded by the coding sequence ATGAAATGGCAACCGACCGTTCAGGGTTGGCAGAACCTGGTCCTGGCGGCCATGGGTGTCGTCGTGCTCGCCGGATCCATCGCCGGTGGGGTGCTGTTGAACCGCAACGACGACGTGTCCAACGAGATCACCGCGGAGATCGGGCCGATGCGGATCGCGGCGTACCAATTGCAGGCAGCGCTGCGCGATCAGGAGACTGCGATCCGCGGGTACGCGATCACCGCCGACCCGCGGTTTCTGGAGCCGTATGTCAACGGCCAGAAGGCCGAAGCTGATGCGGCGCAGGTGATCCGGGATCATGCCGGTGAGCGCGCGAAGCTGCTGGCCGATCTGGAGGACATCGAGCGCATCTCCGCGACGTGGCGCAGCGAGTACGCCGAGCCGCTGATCACCGAGATCAAACCGACCGCGCCCGAGGTCGGCGACACCGGCACTGCCACGCGGGGCAAGGCCCTGTTCGATACCCTCCGGCAGAACTTCGACTCGCAGCTGCTGCACCTGCAGCAGGAACGTGATGACGCGGTCAATGAGCTTGCGACACTGCAGAATTGGCGCAACGCCGTCTTCACCGCGATCGTCGTCGCATTGATCGTCGCCGCGGTGCTGTCGGCGGTGGTGATCCGAACCGCGGTCACCCGTCCGCTCACCGCGTTGGCCGCATCGTGCCGAAAGATCACCCAGGGCGACTTCAGCGAAAAGATCGTGCCCCAGGGCCCCAAGGACATCCGGGCCATCGCGGCGGACGTCGAGGACATGCGCCAGCGGATCATCGACGAACTCGAAGCCACGCAGAAGGCGCGAACACAACTGGCCGAGCAGGCTCTCGAGTTGCAGCGGTCCAACGCCGAGCTCGAGCAGTTCGCCTACGTCGCCAGCCATGATCTCCAGGAGCCGCTGCGCAAGGTCGCCTCCTTCTGTCAGCTCATCGAGAAGCGCTACGGCGACAAGCTCGACGAACGCGGCACCGAGTACATCGCGTTCGCCGTCGACGGCGCCAAGCGCATGCAGACTCTGATCAACGACCTGCTCACGTTCTCCCGCGTCGGCAGGCTCAACCCGACGCGCGCCGAGGTCGACCTCGGCGCGACGCTGGACGAAGCGATCGAAAACCTCGACACCGCGATCGCCGAATCGGGTGCCGAGATCGTTCGCGAAGGGCAGCCGCTGCCGCGAATCACGGGAGACCCCACGCTGTTGACGATGGTGTGGCAGAACCTCATCGGCAATGCGGTGAAGTTCAAACGCGACGGGGTCGCCCCACGCATCGTCGTCACTTGCGAACGCGACGAGGACGAGGCCGATGCGCCGTGGACGCTCACCGTGACCGACAATGGCATCGGCATTCCCGAGGAGTTCTCCGACAAGGTGTTCGTGATCTTCCAGCGCCTGCACGGCCGCGATGTCTACACCGGCACCGGAATCGGCCTTGCGCTGTGTAAGAAGATCACCGAAAACCACGGCGGCCGAATCTGGATTGACAACTCCTTCCAAGGGGGAACCAGAGTCCGATTCACGATTCCCGTTGCCGCCGGCGAACGCGTCGCGGCCGACCTGGAAGGAACACCTGCATGA
- a CDS encoding response regulator, whose product MTAEPATVRAIDVLLVEDDPGDELITREAFEHNKIKNNLHVARDGEEGLDFLYRRGVYENAPRPDLILLDLNLPKYDGRQLLEQIKSDPDLSHIPVVVLTTSSAEEDILRSYKLHANAYVTKPVDLDQFMNAVRQIDEFFVQVVRLPQL is encoded by the coding sequence ATGACGGCCGAGCCCGCCACCGTGCGCGCTATCGACGTACTGCTCGTCGAGGACGACCCCGGAGACGAGTTGATCACTCGGGAAGCGTTCGAGCACAACAAGATCAAGAACAATCTTCACGTCGCACGCGACGGCGAGGAAGGCCTGGACTTTCTGTACCGTCGCGGTGTCTACGAGAACGCCCCGCGGCCCGACCTGATCCTGCTGGACCTGAATCTGCCGAAGTACGACGGCCGCCAGCTGCTCGAGCAGATCAAATCCGATCCGGACCTCAGCCACATCCCAGTGGTGGTGCTGACGACGTCCTCGGCGGAGGAGGACATCCTGCGCAGCTACAAGCTGCACGCCAACGCGTATGTCACCAAGCCGGTAGATCTCGATCAGTTCATGAACGCGGTGCGGCAGATCGACGAGTTCTTCGTTCAGGTGGTGCGGCTGCCGCAACTCTAA
- a CDS encoding ATP-binding protein, translating into MAIDACSRPVESLRIEVPAAAERLAEIRRKLTGWLKPIGMSSSRIADIVLVVNEACTNCIEHAYRDIIGGRIRIDAVHDKGQIVVDIADDGVWQTPPTQPSTRGRGLSIMRAVSTGVDVNSSTKGTTVRMRFAAP; encoded by the coding sequence GTGGCAATCGATGCGTGTTCGCGACCGGTCGAGTCGCTTCGCATCGAGGTCCCCGCGGCAGCCGAGCGGCTCGCCGAAATCCGACGCAAACTGACCGGCTGGCTCAAGCCGATCGGGATGTCCAGCTCGCGCATCGCCGACATCGTGCTGGTGGTCAATGAGGCGTGCACCAACTGCATCGAGCACGCGTATCGCGACATCATCGGCGGGCGAATCCGCATCGACGCGGTGCACGACAAGGGCCAGATCGTCGTCGACATCGCCGATGACGGTGTGTGGCAGACGCCCCCGACCCAGCCGAGCACCCGCGGCCGCGGGCTGTCGATCATGCGTGCGGTGAGCACGGGCGTCGACGTCAATTCCTCGACAAAGGGCACCACGGTGCGAATGCGATTCGCAGCCCCTTAG